Part of the Jatrophihabitans sp. GAS493 genome, CAACGGCGAGTCGGCCGAGACCTTCGATCTCGCCGGTCGAACATCGGTGTTCACCTCCGTCACCGACTTCCTCTACGTGGGTCGCGATAGCAGCGCGACGATGACGAGTCTGAGCAGCACCGGTGCCGAGGTGGCGCTTCCCTCGGCTCGCTGCGACACCCGCCGCCCGGCCCGTTACGGGCCCGCCGACGGAGTTCGGGTCGAGGTACGTGGCGCTGGGGCGGCGAGTCGGCAGGTGATCAACTTCGGCACCCCCGGGGTCTGGGACCATGCCGAGAAGCTGATCTGCTGTGAACTGTTGACGCCGCCCGGAAACTGGTCCAGCTATCCACCGCACAAGCACGACGCGACGGCCGGATGCTCTGTGGTGAATGAGGAGATCTACTACTACCGGGTCGCCGGGGTGGATCAGGTGACACCCGACAGACAGGGTTTCGGCTTTCACCGCACCTACACCGGCGACGAGCATTCCTCGGCCGGGCTGACGTCGCTGGACGAGACGCTGGTCGTCCGTGATGGCGATGTCGTGCTTGTTCCGCACGGCTACCACGGGCCCTGCATCGCGGCTCCCGGCTACCCGATGTACTACCTGAACGTGATGGCCGGACCGGGTGCCGAGCGGTCAATGGCGTTCTGCGATGACTCCGCCCACGCCTGGATCCGGGATAGCTGGGGCACACAGACCATCGATCCGCGCATCGCGGGCGTAGGAGGAGACGTATGACGCAGACGGTTCGACTGACGACCGCACAGGCCCTTGTTCGGTGGATGATCGCGCAGCGGGCCGAACGTCTGGACGGCACGGAGATCCCGATGTTCGCCGGTGTCTTCGCCATCTTCGGCCACGGCAACGTGCTCGGATTGGGTACCGCGCTGTCGGAGGTGCGCGACGAACTCCCCACCTTTCGCGGGCAGTCCGAGGAGGGGATGGCGCTGGCGGCGGCCGCCTACGGCAAGGCCAGTGATCGACGTCAGGTGATGGCCGCGACCTCCTCGGTCGGCCCGGGAGCCTTGAACATGGTCACCGCGGCCGGCCTGGCCCACGCGAATCGCCTTCCGTTGCTGCTGCTTCCCGGTGACACCTTCGTCAGCCGGGCCCCCGATCCGGTGCTGCAGCAGGTCGAGCACTACGGAGATCTGAGCCTGAGCGTGAACGACGCCTTCCGCCCGGTGGCTCGCTTCTTCGACCGGATCACCCGCCCGGAGCAGTTGCTGGCCTCGCTGCCGCAGGTCGCCCGGGTGCTGACCGATCCGGCCGACTGCGGGCCGGTCGTGCTCGCCCTGCCGCAGGACGTCCAAGCCGAGGAGTTCGATTTTCCGGTGGCCCTCTTCGCCCACCGTCTCAACCGGGTGCCGCGGGCGCGCCCCGACTCGACCGAACTTGCGCAGGCGGCGCAGTTGCTCCGCGCGGCCCGGCGCCCGCTCGTCGTCAGCGGTGGTGGCGTGCGCTACTCGGGGGCGGGAACTGCTCTGCTGGAGTTCGCGCAGCGGCATGGCATCCCGATCGCCGAGACGTCGGCCGGTCGCACGCTCATCCCCGATCCGCATCCACTCAACGCCGGACCGCTCGGCACCATCGGGTCGTCATCGGCCAACGCTCTCGCCGGTGAGGCCGACCTAGTCCTCGCGGTGGGCACGCGGCTGCAGGATTTCACCACATCGTCGTGGAGCGTATTCCAGCCGTCGGCCCGGCTGGTCAGCATCAACGCCGCCCGCTTCGACGCTGTGAAGCACGGCGGCCAGGCGGTCACCGGCGACGCCCGCGAGACGGTGGAGGAACTGGACGAGGCCCTGGCCGGATGGTCCGTGGATGCCGCCTGGACGGCCCGGGCCGCAGTGGAGAAGGCGGTCTGGAACAGCCACATCGACGGACTGCGGGCCGGCGCCTCGGCGGACGGATCGCTGACCTACGCGCAGGTGGTGGGGGCAGTGAACGACGCGAGCGGCCCGGACGACTACGTGCTCGGCTCCTCCGGCGGGATCCCGGGAGAGCTGAACGGCGGTTGGCGGACCGGCGCCGCCAGCGCCGGCCCGACGATGGACCTCGAGTATGGCTTCTCCTGCATGGGTTACGAGATCGCCGGTCCGTGGGGCGCCTCGATGGCCCGGGGCGTGACGCACCCGGACGGACTGGTCACCGCGTTGCTCGGCGATGGCTCGTATCTGATGTTGAATTCAGAGCTCTTCGGCGCTGCGTTCTCCGGGCACCCGTTCGTCGCGGTCGTCTGCGACAACGGCGGCTACGCCGTGATTCACCGCCTTCAGACCAATCAGGGTGCGCAGGGCTTCAACAACATGTTCGTGGACTCGACCGGACCGGGGGCCAAGCCCGGGGGAGTGCGGGTCGACTTCGCCGCGCACGCGACCGCCCTCGGCTGCGCCGTCGTCGATGTCGCGGCCGGGGCGGGCATTGAGGAGTTTCGACAGGCCTACGACCGGGCCCGGACGCTGGCGCGCAGCGAGTCGCGGCCAGCGGTGGTCGTCTGCCGGACTGATCCCGGGGCCTGGACCGAGAGCGGTGCCTGGTGGGAAGTCGGTGTGCCATCGACCCTCACCGGGCGGGCGGGCTATGACGAGGGGAAGACGGCGCAGCTTCGCTACACGGTCTGAACTGGTTAACCGGTATGCGCGCGGATCGCGTCCTCGTAGGCCACGTCTTCGCCGGCAACGGCGGGGCTCTCCAGCGCGGCACCCTCTTCGGCCAGCGCCTCGAACGTGCTCAGCCGCTGGGCCGGCACGGAATCCTCGGCGTACACGTACTGCTTGCCTCGCATCAGCGAAGCGGCGGCCGCGACCAGCAGCATCAACACTGAGACGCTGAAGGCGACCACCAGACCGTGATGGAAGGCATCGGCGATCACCGACGGGAAGAAGGTGTGGCCGGTCAGCGTGGAGACATCGGCGCCGTTGCCGGGTTGCAGTTGCGACGGGTCGACGGACTTCATCAGCGCCGTCACCGGGTTGTCGCCGAGGAAGGCGGCGAAGAGCGTCCCGACCGGCGGAGTGTGGCTGATCGTCTGAGCTGAGGCGGAGTTCACTCCAGCCGAGGTCAATCCGGCGTACATCGCTGACGGCAGTTGGGTCGAGAGGCCGATTGCCATGAGCGAGAAGAAGCCACCCATCGAGATCACCATGCCGGCGTTCATGCCGGTTGCCCGCACGCCGGAGGC contains:
- the iolB gene encoding 5-deoxy-glucuronate isomerase codes for the protein MSLRRSAPVTAESAGWTYCGLDVVKLLPGQPRRLETGGAEFFVLPLAGSLRVTVAGPNGESAETFDLAGRTSVFTSVTDFLYVGRDSSATMTSLSSTGAEVALPSARCDTRRPARYGPADGVRVEVRGAGAASRQVINFGTPGVWDHAEKLICCELLTPPGNWSSYPPHKHDATAGCSVVNEEIYYYRVAGVDQVTPDRQGFGFHRTYTGDEHSSAGLTSLDETLVVRDGDVVLVPHGYHGPCIAAPGYPMYYLNVMAGPGAERSMAFCDDSAHAWIRDSWGTQTIDPRIAGVGGDV
- the iolD gene encoding 3D-(3,5/4)-trihydroxycyclohexane-1,2-dione acylhydrolase (decyclizing), with protein sequence MTQTVRLTTAQALVRWMIAQRAERLDGTEIPMFAGVFAIFGHGNVLGLGTALSEVRDELPTFRGQSEEGMALAAAAYGKASDRRQVMAATSSVGPGALNMVTAAGLAHANRLPLLLLPGDTFVSRAPDPVLQQVEHYGDLSLSVNDAFRPVARFFDRITRPEQLLASLPQVARVLTDPADCGPVVLALPQDVQAEEFDFPVALFAHRLNRVPRARPDSTELAQAAQLLRAARRPLVVSGGGVRYSGAGTALLEFAQRHGIPIAETSAGRTLIPDPHPLNAGPLGTIGSSSANALAGEADLVLAVGTRLQDFTTSSWSVFQPSARLVSINAARFDAVKHGGQAVTGDARETVEELDEALAGWSVDAAWTARAAVEKAVWNSHIDGLRAGASADGSLTYAQVVGAVNDASGPDDYVLGSSGGIPGELNGGWRTGAASAGPTMDLEYGFSCMGYEIAGPWGASMARGVTHPDGLVTALLGDGSYLMLNSELFGAAFSGHPFVAVVCDNGGYAVIHRLQTNQGAQGFNNMFVDSTGPGAKPGGVRVDFAAHATALGCAVVDVAAGAGIEEFRQAYDRARTLARSESRPAVVVCRTDPGAWTESGAWWEVGVPSTLTGRAGYDEGKTAQLRYTV